ATAAATATTGTCTCTTGTGTCGCCAATAATTATTTTCCtcaattgttaaaagttaactGATCAAGTTATCTAACCTTTTATTAGGTCTTGTTTCCATGTAAACTGTTTTCAATTTGTTAAGAAATGATTCACATAACATATTAGTATCAGTGTCTGCATATTGATAGTTATGATAACAAGTAGTCCATTTTATGCCTAGAAGCATAGTACGTGACAAAGTAGTTAGGATGAAGTTAGGAGATTTATGTTCATGCGCCTTGATAAAACCATAggatcaaaaattattttgctaataaaaaaaacttgaggatctttttcatcaataattGTCTCTAGGATCTTATAAATTCCTTCTTGTAAATGAGCAGGACCAGCTGAAAGGAGTTTACTACGCCATACACATTTTACATGCCATTTACAAAGCAAGTGACGCACATCTccaaaaacattacaaaaaatattccaGCCTGTTGAATCATTATCTGTCATAACAGCataaactttcacaaaattAATAcatctcttttttattttcactaaaaTTGGTGTTATGGTTTGTTCGTAGGCATTTTTAGAAATAAGAAAAGCTACAGGGTAGCCTCTCCTAAAATCATCTCgaacaagtaaaattaaaagagtAAGCGCGTACTGATTGGTGCAGTGTGTTGAGTCTatgcaaacaatttttaggACATGCTTTTCAAACATTGACAGTTGATGCTTTGTTTGTATAGCAATAACAAAGGAATCCTTACTAAAACCAATGTCATCATACTATTAAATGCTATTAAACTTTTGAGACTTCAACTTTTGAGCAAGCAAAAAAGTTGACTATTTTTAGGGTGAAATCCCTTTTTACTGTTCTGTTAATATCAGAAATATTCTTTTTGGTAAGAAGGTGAGACTTAGCACTATTTTTAGGGTGAAATCCCTTTTTTACTATTCTGTTAATatcagaaatattatttttggtaAGAAGGTGAGACTTAATGAGAAATATCATCTcctttatttcaattttttctgtCTCCAAAACCTTCCCTAAGATCTTGAATATGAACACCAATTGATAATTTAGCAGAAATATTATTCTTAACATTGTCTGGAATAGGCTGGTACAtggtatttttgtaattataatagtGTGATTATGAGTTGTGATATATAATGCACACGTGTAGCCCCATTTTTGCTTACCTTGACAATCATTCTGGCAGGACAAATAGCACCCAATTTGACACTCCTACTGTagtaccttttttttcttttcttgtgcTGGTTCACTAGCAGAGCAATGTGGCTTTGAATGACCATCATTTTGACAAATAGAATAACTTGTTTTTACTTCTTTATCActgttatttttagtaaaaaaactgtCCGCTTGTTTactgaaaaaaacataattattagtCTCCTCTTTTTCCTTCCAGGCTGTGAATTCACATACTGATGAAAAATGAAGGGATTCTTTGTGAAAAATACCTTCACAACAGTCCTCTATgtgtttaattagtttaattttttgaaaaaaacttggaaGCAGTTTTGATAGTTACATGGAGTTCTTTCAGGTTTTAGTTGTTTAtctctaaaaatagttttatgtaCCTGAAATGTATGTCTTTTCATGTTGTTCTAGTTGTATGATGTCTTGTAAATGACATCATACAAGTAGAACacgaaaaattgaaaaaaaaaagttttaattgggTCTTCATATTTTAAGAGCTTTCacctttaaaatgtatttttataaataaagtattttaccCAGGTAGTTCCATGTGCAGGACTAAATTTCACTTAAATAAGTTGTAGAATTGAATGACAAAgatgcttaaaatttaaattaatattttttaataaaaaaaccttgATAACTACAACTTTACAAAAATTAGGAGAAATATTGAGTTAAAACATgcaatttatgaaatttttctaTCCACCTCTTTTGtttataacatctttaagaaGTGAGGGAGGGGGAGGAGATATAAAGGAAAAATCTACTCTtgcaaaattttcaaatgaacaaaaaactgaatttttctgtcctaaaaaataaaatttgcaaataaaacttcCACCtatcagaagaaaaaaaattaaaaaaaaaaactaacgacATTTaggcttttaaataaaatttgaataataaagacTTATTCTCACAACAAACACTTTGTAAAGGGGAGAATTACTCTAACCAAAAACATCTCCAAAAACCAAATCATTGTTTTGGGAAAATGActcttattaattatttttctttaaaaagaggAGGCTTCATCccatgtctttttttttttaaagggggAGACTTCCTCTCATTCTTTCACATGAGACTTCCTCTaatgtgaaattttaaaaatatatatttactccGTCTATATAACTTGACAAATGCAGGACTTTCTCTCACaacaaacattttgtaaaagGGAGAATTACTCTAACCCaaaaaataactcttcttaATAATTTGTCTTTAAATCAGAGAAGGAGATTTCCtctcatataaaaaaacttgcttttttttaaaaaaaaaaaaagatttactcctgcaataaaacttgaaaaaaagacTTAATCTCGCAACAAACATTTGTAATAAGAAGAAATGCTCAACCAAAAACACctgtaaaaaaatatcactttattgataaaataaattttattatttatctttaaatcagAGACGGAGATTTCCTctcaaatgaaaaaactttttaatgatttgttttaaaagggGAGTCATATTCCCGTCATTAATATTGTATTAggattaaataactaaaaacctaccttcaaaaaaaattttctttactgcggcaataacaaaaaataatttaacaaataatgtaCCAAGCTTGTTACTTTAATTTTCCAATCTTAAAACCTCAACAATTTACTCTCATATACGGACGTATAAATTATAGTTATAgttaaagaaaagttaatttttttcactttaaaaaattttttcttttatttggtttttatttatatataagaattattagtttttcataCAGTTGTATCAATGGCATTCACGTTTATTAGGTTTTATGAAACGAGGAAACCCacacagtaaaaaataaaaagttgatattttgttttttattattgttttacttcCTTTGAGCATGAATTCTTGACAATGTGAATgacttttaatattataaaggtaattcaataatattttgtctatataaaggaaacaatttttatataacttgtttacataaaaattgttattatctttatataaagtttgtgtaaaaaaaagttatataaatgtatatactactgtgatcaaaaagtaaggtgaatttttttataaaatgaaaaatctttatttattcttccaaATCTGTATCGTCCCCCTTAAAATAATCCCCCCCCCCGGCCCCAATGCACTTTTGCCAACGTTTTTTCCAGTCTTCGAAGCATGCCGAAAAGTCCTCGGTAGGGATAGCCTTCAATGCGCGTGCCGATTTACGTTGGATCTCTTCAATGGACTCAAAACGATTTCCCCGGAGTGGTCTCTTGAGCTTTGGGAACAGCCAGAAGTCACACGGTGCTAAGTCGGGCGAATACGGTGGTTGTGGAGCAACATGGGTAGAGTTTTTGGCGAAAAACTCACGAAGAACCAGTGCTGTGTGCGAAGGCGCATTATCGTGGTGCAAAATCCAAGAGTTATTGGCCCATAATTCCGGTCTCTTTTTGCGAATAGCTTCACGCAAACGTCGCATAACGCTTAAATAATATTCCTTGTTGACAGTTTGGCCAGTTGGAAGGAATTCGTAGTGCACGACACTTCAGAGTCGCTCacaataatcaaagaaaacGTCAACATGACCTTGATTTTTGAGCGACTCTGACGTGGTTGCTTCGGTCTCGGCTCGCCTTTTTCACGGTATTCACTCGATTGGTCGGTTTTTTCAGGGTCGTATGCGTAGACCCAAGTCTCATCGccagtaataatttgtttgtagacGTCTTGATAGTCAGAAAGCATTGCTTCACGCGTTTTAACGCGACgctctttttcaaagaaattgaaaaatttcgGCACCAAACGTGATTTGAGTCTTCTGAGGCCCAAATGATCCTTCAAAATCGCTTGCACCGACCCAAATGATATTCAAACCATGTCAACAAGGTCTCGAATGGTTAACCGACAATTTGCAAGCACcaattctttgattttgttgatgtgGCGATCATCAATCGAAGTCGATGGTCGTCCGTAGCGTTCCAAGTTATTAACACGTTCTCGGCCTTCTTTGAAGTCTTTGTaccacttgtaaacattttttcgaGACATAGTCTCTTCACCGAAGGCCTTTTGCAACATTCGATACGTTTCAGCAGCAGAAATATCATtccgcaaacaaaatttaatagcacTTCTTTGCTCAACAAAATTAGACATCGTGAAAATCGCCGAATGCACTTTTGGTACTTCAGAAACaagcgtaaacaaaaaaaaatgattatgagtTTGACATGTAATTTGGCGCAAATGTTAATGACATTCCtactaacttaaaaataaaaaagattggacgATTCGAATAAGGCCggaagtttaaattaaaaattcaccttactttttgatcacagtagtataaattgtattttatatgaACTGTAAGTTCATTtaattgaaagtatttttatgaaCTGTGAATTATAATTGTAACTGTTTTAAGATAAAAGTTATAGTAgttataaagtaagttatacCAGTTATAAATGTATACTCTAACTGTTTAACTAGAgttatacagttttaaagtAAGTTATGACAGTAataagttataactttttttttttaaacatctttgcttccgaaaaggctgcaagcaaccactaattagagttggaaattattggaagagaaaagacaaatattatagagcaagataatgattgacacaCGTCTTAAAAGATTGCATGAATTagaaaagcaagatgaaggaagcaaactTCAAttaactgatgttcgaggaaaaaaacttgagtaataagagtttttggagcacttaggaacagtcacacaaaaaggatgagacttaattgaatcaCGAGTAAcaagagaatgaattttagtagatggcacaagagatgcttgCTTTTTAGTGCAGTgtctattatagtatttgtaaaaaagagaaagagaaacaaCATTATGACGAAGTGATAAaagttggaggttggctgcaagagcaggtccaactatgcttacaatgtgtttttgcaacttgtctaaaagagaatgGGTATCAtcagaagatctgccccagatatggcaacagtattccatacaagactggatttgaaatttatagagatagagaatataATCCAGAGAACGAAAGTGtggagctcgataaagagatgcaactctaacagatgctaattttgcaatagatttgaaatacggtttccaagaaagattggaagtaagagttaatcctagaagatgaagggtagatgattcATTGAGTACATAATcgttcattaatataggaagatctaaattattgcgacaacgattggctgaaaaaaattgagttttatctgaattaaagttcaccagccatttAAAGTTcacatgctgtagcagaagtgagatctttttcaagcttcaatgccccctccaagcaattaGAGACTGTTGGCTTTTTATAATGACAAGAATAAttagtagtatcatcagcgaacaatgccaccttagatgtcacaagctgtagaagagtttaagcaggaaattactttaaatacagaagctggagtgatacaaatgtcaagcaacaGATCAACccgtttgacggctatatcaggtagaacgcaactagtgaaattaggagatgatattgatgaaaagtttttagcaaacaattcagctttgtctttaggtgaggtggcAAAGTCTGAATTATACAAGAGAGATGGAGTTACagattttcttttgttattaaCACTATTAAAGTttctccagaagtcatgagagcctaatttttgtgatgaaatacgagatttcatgatctgagcatagcgggctttggcgttagacaaaacctttttacaatggtttctagcagtatAAACAGACGTCAGTTTTCTGTagaattgttttgctaataGATACGGAAGTAACGATTTCGATTGGCAAtcgcagcagcacaatgtgaggtaAACCATGAAggagagtgaggcttgacctggaatcgtctgaatccacgaagttatgtaagaagcacatttgtcgacagtaagacaaaagatttctacccaagggccatcacgaagaataTCATGGAAAGAATCCCAGTCAACTTTTCTGTAGTTATAAGAGGTTCGATAATAGGGGGATTCAGataatgaagaagaatgagatattagttttagagagatcaaactgtgatcagaagcacctaagggtaaatgtggagaaactgagcactatgatcagaaacaagacataagtcgagtagagaaggtaaatgattcgggttgtcaggaaaacgagttggaaagttgactatttgagtttgGGATTGAGAAAgtcaaaagttgtgggctttaatgcctgcagaatcactgacactagagccaagccattcagagtggtgagcattaaagtcaccgacgaCTACTATATTAgttgatggataaagagagagggttTTATCAATgtgaacaaagagaaaggcgatagagtaaagtggtgctaaacgaagcCACTTGAAAGAATAGTCTGatgattcaaacctagtttcacgacaaatgggtaaattcttacgaatgtaaatgcccaggccaattatgtgactattggagtccctacgaattaaaggaagataaccatcaacactaaaatcacaagatgagacagctgaactcaaattaggctaacaaagagcaagtaggtctggtgaactttgcaagagatatgactcaacagaagaaaagttactttgaagacaacaaatattagtgaatgataggtttagagaacttggtgatgatgatggttttttgcgttttttatagtttttggtactttattcatttttaaattagattgaaaaacttgactcaaagcataaATAGTACTCAGAACACTGTTTAATAGTTTTGGCCTtcgaggatgactttaataaaacgcttataaagaaacaacttttataatctcaaaaacttttctaGATACACCATATAAAACAAGCTTCTGGAGAAGCCCAACATccaaaactttgtcaaaagccttagatatgtcaagaggaATAGCCTTAGTCTCTCCGCCTCcgtctaatgcacaataaaatctttcagtcacagtaattagcaagtcagccgtagagcgagaggatcaaaAACCGTACTGATTATCGGACagcaagttatttgactcaaaatGGGATGCAAAGaacttgctaataacagaaagaagactgattcgATGATAATTAGAGGGGTCAAAATGTTcaccagagtttttgaaaattggaactgcagatgccattttccagcatgTAGGAAAAAAAGACTCAGTCAAGCTCTTATTAGAGAaagtttagagaaaattgaagagagttttggagaacaattttgtgattctatgacaggaatgtttttgcaccacaagctgtagaagattTTAATCAAGATATAACTTTAGCAacggaagctggagtgatttaaatgtctaacaatgggtcaacctgtttaattggaatggaaaaaagaaaatgacCATAAGATTCGAGAGTTGAATTAGAAGTTggaatgatttgcaaaaaaaagctttttgtaaactatgattttaatttttttttaaacaacttaagtCTCAACTTTATTACATAAGAGTACTTTTGGTAAAGTAAGTGTTATCATCTccacaaacactttttttttaagcattaatttataaattttggaatttttttttaatatttgccaaATTGCCTTTCTTCCTCAgtattaattttacaatttacttgataaagattttccaaaagccTCTAGAGCATAACGCCTTACCTCTTAGATACGAGATTTAGTAAACTAAGAATTGGacctttttgaataaattttatgcaATAACAAATTTCcctttgttctcaagagagttattcttttgaaaaaaatataaaaaataattacgattagatataaat
This Hydra vulgaris chromosome 04, alternate assembly HydraT2T_AEP DNA region includes the following protein-coding sequences:
- the LOC136079166 gene encoding uncharacterized protein LOC136079166; the encoded protein is MNDYVLNESSTLHLLGLTLTSNLSWKPYFKSIAKLASVRVASLYRAPHFRSLDYILYLYKFQIQSCMEYCCHIWGRSSDDTHSLLDKLQKHIVSIVGPALAANLQLLSLRHNVVSLSLFYKYYNRHCTKKQASLVPSTKIHSLVTRDSIKSHPFCVTVPKCSKNSYYSSFFPRTSVN